A genomic segment from Actinomadura hallensis encodes:
- a CDS encoding FKBP-type peptidyl-prolyl cis-trans isomerase: protein MRGRVRSLPVVVVLAASLALSGCWGGGGVDVTVKGDFGKLPEVEFPEGAPEESLAVETLKEGKGTAARKGDLVVADYVGYRWSGSERKLLASSYAQGSPGAFPTGQVVPGLAKALVGARPGSRVVARIPPEEGFGEKGDPKHRVDGDDTLVYVLDVRAVYGRSAGPRGERQAPLDDPALPRVADAGAGQVPRVEVPRRAAPKGLQVRTLVRGDGPPVQKDQLVALQYAGYFWRDGRVFNSSWSEGRPAAVTIGTGQVMKGWDRGLVGQRVGSRVLLVVPPSLGYGSKGLPRFGIKGNDTLVFVVDLLGAH from the coding sequence ATGCGTGGTCGTGTCCGGTCGTTGCCCGTGGTCGTCGTGCTGGCCGCGTCGCTGGCGTTGTCGGGGTGCTGGGGCGGCGGCGGTGTGGACGTGACGGTGAAGGGCGACTTCGGGAAGCTGCCGGAGGTGGAGTTCCCGGAGGGCGCGCCGGAGGAGTCCCTGGCGGTGGAGACCCTGAAGGAGGGGAAGGGGACGGCGGCCCGCAAGGGTGATCTGGTGGTGGCCGATTACGTGGGCTACCGGTGGAGCGGGTCGGAGCGGAAGCTGCTGGCGAGCAGTTACGCGCAGGGGAGCCCGGGGGCGTTCCCGACGGGGCAGGTGGTGCCAGGGCTGGCGAAGGCGCTGGTGGGGGCGCGTCCGGGGTCGCGTGTGGTGGCGCGGATTCCGCCGGAGGAGGGCTTCGGGGAGAAGGGCGATCCGAAGCATCGGGTGGACGGCGACGACACGCTGGTGTACGTGCTGGACGTGCGGGCGGTGTACGGGAGGTCGGCGGGGCCGCGGGGGGAGCGGCAGGCGCCGCTGGACGATCCGGCGCTGCCGAGGGTGGCGGACGCGGGGGCGGGGCAGGTGCCGCGTGTGGAGGTGCCGCGGAGGGCGGCGCCGAAGGGTCTGCAGGTGCGGACGCTGGTGCGGGGCGACGGTCCGCCGGTGCAGAAGGACCAGCTGGTGGCGTTGCAGTACGCGGGGTACTTCTGGCGTGACGGGAGGGTGTTCAACTCGTCGTGGTCGGAGGGGCGTCCGGCGGCGGTGACGATCGGGACCGGTCAGGTGATGAAGGGCTGGGACCGGGGGCTGGTGGGGCAGCGTGTGGGGAGCCGTGTGCTGCTGGTGGTGCCGCCGTCGCTGGGGTACGGGTCGAAGGGCCTGCCGCGGTTCGGGATCAAGGGGAACGACACGTTGGTGTTCGTGGTGGATCTGCTGGGCGCGCACTGA
- the pafA gene encoding Pup--protein ligase, with protein sequence MDRRIFGLENEYGVTCTFRGQRRLSPDEVARYLFRRVVSWGRSSNVFLRNGARLYLDVGSHPEYATPECDSVVDLVTHDKAGERILEGLQVDAERRLREEGIAGDIFLFKNNTDSAGNSYGCHENYLVGRHGEFGRLADVLIPYLVTRQIISGAGKVLQTPRGAVYCVSQRAEHIWEGVSSATTRSRPIINTRDEPHADAERFRRLHVIVGDSNMSETTMLLKVGATDLVLRMIEAGVVMRDLTLENPIRAIREVSHDMTGRRKVRLANGREASSLEIQKEYYGKARDFVDARGGDATAKRVLELWERTLRAVETGDLDLVEREIDWVTKYKLIERYRRKYDLPLSSPRVAQLDLTYHDVHRERGLYYLLEKRGAVDRVTRDLDIFEAKSVPPQTTRARLRGEFIRKAQEKRRDFTVDWVHLKLNDQAQRTVLCKDPFRSVDERVDKLIAGM encoded by the coding sequence GTGGACAGGCGCATTTTCGGGCTGGAGAACGAGTACGGCGTCACCTGCACCTTCCGGGGTCAGCGGCGGCTGTCGCCTGACGAGGTGGCGCGGTATCTGTTCCGGCGGGTGGTGTCGTGGGGTCGTAGCAGCAACGTGTTCCTTCGCAATGGGGCGCGGCTGTACCTGGACGTTGGCAGTCATCCGGAGTACGCGACGCCGGAGTGCGACAGCGTCGTCGATCTGGTGACGCATGACAAGGCCGGTGAGCGGATTCTGGAGGGTCTCCAGGTCGATGCGGAGCGGCGGCTCCGTGAGGAGGGCATCGCCGGGGACATTTTCCTGTTCAAGAACAACACGGATTCGGCGGGGAACTCCTACGGGTGCCACGAGAATTATCTGGTGGGGCGGCACGGGGAGTTCGGCCGGCTGGCGGACGTGCTGATTCCGTATCTGGTGACGCGGCAGATCATCTCCGGTGCGGGGAAGGTGCTGCAGACGCCGCGGGGGGCGGTGTACTGCGTGTCGCAGCGGGCGGAGCACATCTGGGAGGGCGTGTCGTCGGCGACGACGCGGTCGCGTCCGATCATCAACACGCGGGACGAGCCGCATGCGGACGCGGAGCGTTTCCGGCGGCTGCACGTGATCGTCGGGGACTCGAACATGAGCGAGACGACGATGCTGCTGAAGGTCGGCGCGACCGATCTGGTGCTGCGGATGATCGAGGCCGGCGTGGTGATGCGGGATCTGACGCTGGAGAACCCGATCCGGGCGATCCGCGAGGTCAGCCATGACATGACGGGGCGGCGGAAGGTGCGGCTGGCGAACGGCCGGGAGGCGAGTTCGCTGGAGATCCAGAAGGAGTACTACGGCAAGGCGCGGGACTTCGTGGACGCGCGGGGCGGGGACGCGACGGCGAAGCGGGTGCTGGAGCTGTGGGAGCGGACGCTGCGGGCGGTGGAGACGGGCGATCTGGATCTGGTCGAGCGTGAGATCGACTGGGTGACGAAGTACAAGCTGATCGAGCGGTACCGGCGGAAGTACGATCTGCCGTTGTCGTCGCCGCGGGTGGCGCAGCTGGATCTGACGTATCACGACGTGCATCGTGAGCGGGGGCTGTACTACCTGCTGGAGAAGCGGGGCGCGGTGGACCGGGTGACGCGGGATCTGGACATCTTCGAGGCGAAGTCGGTGCCGCCGCAGACGACGCGGGCGCGGCTGCGGGGGGAGTTCATCCGGAAGGCGCAGGAGAAGCGGCGTGACTTCACGGTGGACTGGGTGCATCTGAAGCTGAACGATCAGGCGCAGCGGACGGTGCTGTGCAAGGATCCGTTCCGGTCGGTGGACGAGCGGGTGGACAAGCTGATCGCGGGGATGTGA
- the prcA gene encoding proteasome subunit alpha: MPFYVSPEQQMKDKADYARKGIARGRSVVVLQYDDGILFVADNPSRALHKISEIYDRIAFAAVGKYNEFENLRLGGVRYADINGYQYDRRDVTARSLANVYAQSLGTIFTETNKPYEVELVVAEVGDSAETDQIYRLTFDGSVADEHGYVAMGGQADAVAQSLKDAYREGMSLTEALRTAVRALEAQDSDRHLEARSLEVAVLDRNREHRLFKRLAAARISDLLAEGEQSAGAAGSAEASDASDAGGGGAGDGDKG, translated from the coding sequence ATGCCGTTCTATGTGTCGCCCGAACAGCAGATGAAGGACAAGGCGGACTATGCGCGCAAGGGGATCGCGCGCGGCCGCAGTGTCGTGGTTCTGCAGTACGACGACGGCATTCTGTTCGTGGCCGACAATCCTTCCCGGGCGCTGCACAAGATCAGTGAGATCTACGACCGGATCGCGTTCGCGGCGGTGGGGAAGTACAACGAGTTCGAGAACCTGCGGCTCGGGGGCGTCCGGTACGCGGACATCAACGGGTACCAGTACGACCGCCGGGACGTGACGGCGCGGAGCCTGGCGAACGTGTACGCCCAGTCGCTGGGGACGATCTTCACGGAGACGAACAAGCCGTACGAGGTGGAGCTGGTCGTCGCGGAGGTGGGCGACAGCGCGGAGACGGACCAGATCTACCGGTTGACGTTCGACGGTTCGGTGGCGGACGAGCACGGCTATGTGGCGATGGGCGGGCAGGCCGACGCGGTGGCGCAGTCGCTGAAGGACGCGTACCGGGAGGGGATGTCGCTGACGGAGGCGCTGCGGACGGCGGTGCGGGCGCTGGAGGCGCAGGATTCGGACCGGCATCTGGAGGCGCGGTCGCTGGAGGTGGCGGTGCTGGACCGCAACCGGGAGCACCGTCTGTTCAAGCGGCTGGCGGCGGCGCGGATCAGTGATCTGCTGGCGGAGGGCGAGCAGTCCGCGGGGGCGGCCGGTTCGGCGGAGGCGTCGGACGCGTCGGACGCCGGGGGAGGCGGAGCCGGGGACGGCGACAAGGGCTGA
- the prcB gene encoding proteasome subunit beta, whose product MASFTEFLGAYSPGSLPAGRTLPASSRAGEELAHGTTIVAVTFPGGVVVAGDRRATAGHVIAQRDIEKVFRADEFSAIAIAGTAGIGIELVRLFQVELEHYEKREGRTLSVEGKANRLATMVRQNLGMAMQGLAVVPLFAGYDEERDEGRIFSYDPAGGRYEERDFHSVGSGSVFARGALKKLYRPDLSAEDAGLVCVQALYDAADDDSATGGPDLTRRIFPVVASVTADGYRRLGEDEVGALAQTVVDGRYDSPGGPTAPLR is encoded by the coding sequence ATGGCGTCGTTCACGGAGTTCCTGGGAGCGTACTCGCCGGGGTCGCTGCCGGCGGGGCGGACCCTGCCGGCGTCGTCGCGTGCGGGGGAGGAGCTCGCGCACGGGACGACGATCGTCGCGGTGACCTTCCCCGGCGGGGTCGTGGTGGCGGGCGACCGCCGGGCGACGGCGGGGCACGTGATCGCGCAGCGGGACATCGAGAAGGTGTTCCGGGCGGACGAGTTCTCGGCGATCGCGATCGCGGGCACGGCGGGCATCGGCATCGAGCTGGTGCGGCTGTTCCAGGTGGAGCTGGAGCACTACGAGAAGCGCGAGGGCCGGACGCTGTCGGTGGAGGGCAAGGCGAACCGGCTGGCGACGATGGTGCGGCAGAACCTGGGCATGGCGATGCAGGGGCTGGCGGTGGTGCCGCTGTTCGCCGGCTATGACGAGGAGCGGGACGAGGGGCGGATCTTCTCCTACGACCCGGCGGGGGGCCGGTACGAGGAGCGGGACTTCCACTCGGTGGGCTCGGGGTCGGTGTTCGCGCGGGGCGCGCTGAAGAAGCTGTACAGGCCGGATCTGTCGGCGGAGGACGCGGGGCTGGTGTGCGTCCAGGCGCTGTACGACGCGGCCGACGACGATTCGGCGACCGGCGGGCCCGATCTGACGCGCCGGATCTTCCCCGTGGTGGCGTCGGTGACGGCGGACGGGTATCGCCGGCTAGGCGAGGACGAGGTGGGCGCGTTGGCGCAGACCGTCGTCGATGGACGTTACGACTCGCCGGGCGGGCCGACCGCCCCGCTGCGATAG